One Littorina saxatilis isolate snail1 linkage group LG12, US_GU_Lsax_2.0, whole genome shotgun sequence genomic region harbors:
- the LOC138982264 gene encoding casein kinase I-like has protein sequence MAGSATEFLVNGKYRLVRKIGSGSFGDIYLGINVANGEEVAVKLESQTAKHPQLLYESKLYKILQGGVGIPHCRWYGQEKDYNVLVMDLLGPSTEDLFNFCGRKFTMKTVLMLADQKINRIEYVHNKNFIHRDIKPDNFLMGIGRHCNKVFIIDYGLAKKYRDNRTRQHIPYREDKNLTGTARYASINAHLGIEQSRRDDMESLGYVLMYFNRGSLPWQGLKAATKKQKYERISEKKMSTAVDVLCKGFPAEFSMYLNYCRGLKFDESPDYMYLRQLFRILFRTLNHQYDYTFDWTMLKHKPSTSNNSSSSASASRMKSKGR, from the exons ATGGCAGGATCAGCCACAGAATTTCTGGTCAATGGAAAATATCGTCTTGTGAGGAAGATAGGAAGTGGCTCGTTTGGTGACATCTACCTTGGCATCAACGTGGCAAATGGCGAG GAAGTAGCAGTGAAACTAGAGTCTCAGACGGCCAAACATCCACAGCTGCTGTATGAAAGCAAACTGTACAAAATCCTGCAAGGAGGGGTTGGCATTCCACACTGCAG GTGGTATGGACAAGAAAAGGATTACAATGTCCTGGTCATGGATCTATTGGGACCCAGTACAGAGGACCTGTTTAACTTCTGTGGACGCAAGTTCACCATGAAAACAGTATTGATGCTGGCAGATCAG AAGATCAACAGAATTGAGTATGTTCACAACAAGAACTTCATTCATCGTGACATCAAGCCAGACAACTTTCTTATGGGCATTGGGCGACACTGCAATAAG GTTTTTATCATCGACTATGGCCTGGCCAAAAAGTACAGAGACAATCGCACGAGGCAGCACATCCCCTACAGAGAAGACAAGAACTTGACCGGCACCGCACGCTACGCCAGTATTAACGCCCACCTGGGCATCGAGCAGAGTCGACGAGACGACATGGAGTCCCTGGGATACGTTCTCATGTACTTCAACCGAGGATCGCTGCCCTGGCAAGGCCTCAAG GCAGCTACAAAGAAGCAGAAGTATGAACGCATCAGTGAGAAGAAGATGTCAACAGCTGTTGATGTTTTGTGTAAG GGTTTCCCAGCGGAATTCTCCATGTATCTGAACTACTGCCGAGGGCTTAAGTTCGACGAGTCCCCAGACTACATGTACCTGCGACAGCTGTTCCGTATCCTGTTCCGCACGCTGAACCACCAGTATGACTATACCTTCGACTGGACCATGCTCAAACACAAGCCCTCCACCTCCAACAACTCCTCCAGTTCTGCGTCCGCCAGCAGGATGAAGAGCAAAG GTCGGTGA